The following are encoded in a window of Mycolicibacterium tusciae JS617 genomic DNA:
- a CDS encoding DUF881 domain-containing protein: MTNLGGYDPEAGRSAHAADRPTLIPLPSLLRSLLSDHLDPGYQAAADAKQQGKERKRWQSWAWQIAGAFLIASVFVVAVAQARSTAPGVRETQHVLSGSVRSAEATVADASSRRNELAAQVDSEQRRRLEGDARGQVLLGQLDGSNLAAAATGVIGPGLEITVTDPGMSADLSDVSKERIPGSQQVILDRDLQQVVNSLWVSGAEAISVGGVRIGPNVTIRQAGGSILVDNQPISSPYVILAIGPPHAVQEVFERSPGLHRLRLLEASYGVGVTVSTSDALTLPASPIRDVNFAKEIGQ; this comes from the coding sequence ATGACCAACCTCGGCGGCTATGACCCGGAAGCCGGACGCAGCGCCCATGCGGCGGACAGACCGACGCTCATCCCGCTGCCGTCGCTGTTGCGGTCCCTGTTGTCGGACCACCTGGATCCTGGCTACCAGGCGGCGGCCGACGCCAAACAGCAGGGCAAAGAGCGGAAGCGGTGGCAGTCGTGGGCGTGGCAGATCGCGGGTGCGTTCCTGATCGCGTCGGTGTTCGTCGTTGCGGTCGCCCAGGCCCGGTCGACCGCGCCCGGCGTGCGCGAGACGCAACATGTGCTTTCCGGCAGTGTGCGCTCCGCTGAAGCCACAGTGGCTGACGCTTCCAGCCGACGTAATGAGCTGGCGGCCCAGGTTGATTCCGAGCAGCGCCGACGACTGGAGGGTGACGCGCGCGGCCAAGTGCTTCTCGGCCAACTCGACGGGTCGAACCTCGCCGCGGCGGCCACCGGAGTGATCGGGCCGGGTCTGGAGATCACCGTGACGGATCCGGGAATGTCCGCGGATCTCAGCGACGTGTCCAAGGAACGCATTCCCGGTAGCCAGCAGGTGATTCTGGACCGCGACCTACAGCAGGTGGTCAACTCGCTATGGGTCAGCGGCGCGGAGGCGATCTCGGTGGGCGGCGTCCGCATCGGACCGAACGTGACGATCCGGCAGGCGGGTGGGAGCATCCTGGTCGACAATCAACCGATCAGCAGTCCCTACGTCATTCTCGCGATCGGACCACCGCACGCGGTGCAGGAGGTCTTCGAGCGCAGTCCCGGTCTGCACCGTCTTCGTCTGCTGGAAGCCTCGTACGGTGTGGGAGTTACGGTGAGCACCTCCGACGCGCTCACCTTGCCGGCGAGTCCGATTCGGGATGTCAACTTCGCCAAGGAGATTGGGCAGTGA
- a CDS encoding acetolactate synthase: protein MSNDAPPSADSTVNAGHVIARRLRASGIDTIFTLSGGHLFSIYDGCQAENIRLIDTRHEQTAAFAAEGWSKVTRVPGVAALTAGPGVTNGMSAMAAAQQNQSPLVVLGGRAPAARWGQGSLQEIDHVPFVAPLTRFAATAQSPDAVGPLIDDALRAAAGFDGQPTGVSFVDFPMDHVFGAAHDSGGPGALAAPSAVVQPDGNAVDEAVRLLTNARRPVIMAGTNVWWGHAETALLRLAEMLRIPVLMNGMARGTVPADHDLAFSRARSKALREADVAVVIGVPMDFRLGFGGVFGTETKLVVADRVEPERQHPREVAAGLYGDLTTSLSALSGAAPTDHEAWIADLRTLETTSRAGETAELADDRTPLHPMRVYAEVSALLDRDAIVVIDAGDFGSYAGRVIDSYVPGAWLDSGPFGCLGSGPGYALAAKLARPDRQVVLLQGDGAFGFSGMEWDTLVRHGVHVVSVIGNNGIWGLEKHPMEMLYGYSVVAELRPGTRYDEVVTALGGHGELVATPADLRPALDRAFSAGLPAVVNTLTDPTVAYPRRSNLG from the coding sequence ATGAGCAACGACGCTCCACCTTCGGCGGATTCGACGGTCAACGCCGGGCACGTGATCGCCCGGCGACTGCGCGCCAGCGGAATCGACACGATATTCACCCTGTCCGGTGGCCACTTGTTTTCGATATACGACGGCTGTCAGGCAGAAAATATCCGGCTGATCGACACCAGACATGAGCAGACCGCCGCGTTCGCGGCCGAGGGCTGGTCGAAGGTGACCCGCGTGCCGGGCGTCGCGGCGCTGACCGCCGGGCCCGGCGTCACCAACGGGATGAGCGCCATGGCTGCCGCTCAGCAGAACCAATCGCCTCTGGTGGTACTCGGCGGCCGGGCGCCCGCGGCGCGCTGGGGTCAAGGTTCGCTGCAGGAGATCGACCACGTTCCGTTCGTCGCACCGTTGACCCGGTTCGCCGCGACTGCGCAGTCACCGGACGCGGTCGGCCCGCTGATCGACGATGCGCTGCGCGCCGCGGCAGGTTTCGACGGGCAGCCGACGGGAGTATCGTTCGTCGACTTCCCGATGGATCACGTGTTCGGTGCGGCCCATGACAGCGGCGGACCCGGTGCGCTGGCAGCTCCGTCCGCGGTTGTTCAGCCGGACGGCAACGCCGTCGACGAGGCGGTCCGACTGCTCACCAACGCCCGCCGGCCTGTCATCATGGCGGGCACCAATGTGTGGTGGGGACACGCCGAGACCGCGCTGCTGCGGCTGGCGGAGATGCTGCGCATCCCGGTGCTGATGAACGGCATGGCGCGGGGAACCGTGCCGGCCGACCACGACCTTGCGTTCTCACGCGCGCGTTCGAAAGCCTTGCGGGAGGCCGACGTCGCCGTGGTGATCGGTGTGCCCATGGACTTCCGGCTCGGTTTCGGTGGCGTGTTCGGAACGGAAACCAAGCTCGTAGTCGCAGACCGGGTCGAACCCGAGCGGCAGCATCCTCGCGAGGTCGCCGCTGGACTGTACGGAGACCTGACGACCTCGCTGTCGGCACTATCGGGGGCGGCGCCGACCGATCACGAAGCCTGGATCGCCGACCTGCGCACCCTGGAAACCACCTCGCGGGCCGGTGAGACTGCCGAGTTGGCCGACGACCGCACCCCGCTGCACCCGATGCGGGTGTACGCGGAGGTGAGCGCGCTGCTGGACCGTGACGCGATCGTCGTGATCGACGCGGGCGACTTCGGCTCGTACGCCGGCCGGGTCATCGACAGCTATGTGCCGGGCGCATGGCTGGACAGCGGCCCGTTCGGTTGTCTGGGTTCCGGGCCCGGTTACGCGCTCGCCGCCAAGTTGGCCCGGCCCGACCGGCAGGTCGTGCTTTTGCAGGGCGACGGCGCATTCGGGTTCTCCGGCATGGAGTGGGACACGTTGGTGCGTCATGGAGTTCACGTGGTGTCCGTGATCGGCAACAACGGAATCTGGGGTCTGGAGAAACACCCGATGGAGATGCTCTATGGCTATTCGGTGGTCGCCGAGCTGCGGCCCGGCACCCGCTACGACGAAGTCGTCACCGCTTTGGGCGGGCACGGTGAATTGGTGGCAACGCCGGCTGACCTGCGGCCCGCGCTCGATCGCGCGTTCTCTGCCGGGTTGCCCGCTGTCGTCAACACACTGACCGATCCGACAGTGGCATACCCGCGTCGCTCTAATCTCGGCTGA
- a CDS encoding ABC transporter ATP-binding protein/permease translates to MFAPTLDWGHELLISLKWIGQAWLIAAVATLLICVLIARYTVWGRQFWRITGDYFKGPESVKVWLWLSVILLSVVAGVRLSVLFTFQGSDMMTSFQVVASGVAAGDDAIKDSGRDGFYMSMFVFSALAILHVARIMFDLFVTQRFMLAWRAWLTDRLTGDWLDGKAYYRGRFIDDTIDNPDQRIQYDIDIFTAGVGGLPNTPGNTSTSTLLFGSVDAIASMISFTAILWNLSGTLTLPIVNYELPKAMFWILLTYVLFASVIAFWVGRPIIWLSFRNEKFNAAFRYALVRLRDASEAVAFYRGEIAERTGLRKLFAPIVANYKRWINRMMGFYGWNLSMSQIIVVPPYLFQFPRFFNGEITLGAMSQSASAFGNIENGLSFFRNAYDAFAGYRASIIRLDGLLTANEEGRALPEITTTPCKDGTVELQQIEVRTPDGKQLLNPLDLRLEVGDTLVVKGVSGSGKTTLLRSLAELWPFTTGTLTRPCGPNETMFLSQMPYVPLGDLRAVVTYPLEEGDVSDDTLKRTLEKVALPHLVARLDEVQDWAKVLSPGEQQRIAFARVLLTQPQAVFFDESTSALDEGLEFLVYNLVRTELPDTILVSVSHRKAVEQHHTHELELLGDGEWRFGRVGGDEPAQV, encoded by the coding sequence ATGTTTGCCCCGACGCTGGACTGGGGCCATGAGCTGCTGATATCGCTGAAGTGGATCGGCCAGGCATGGTTGATCGCCGCGGTCGCCACGCTGCTGATCTGTGTCCTCATCGCCAGGTACACGGTCTGGGGCAGGCAGTTCTGGCGCATCACCGGCGACTACTTCAAAGGCCCCGAGAGCGTCAAGGTGTGGCTGTGGCTCTCGGTGATCCTGCTGTCGGTGGTGGCCGGCGTCCGGCTTTCGGTGCTCTTCACGTTCCAGGGCAGCGACATGATGACCAGCTTCCAGGTCGTGGCGTCAGGCGTCGCCGCTGGCGATGACGCGATAAAGGACTCCGGACGCGACGGCTTCTACATGTCGATGTTTGTGTTCTCGGCGCTGGCCATCCTGCACGTCGCACGGATCATGTTCGATCTGTTCGTCACCCAGCGCTTCATGCTGGCGTGGCGCGCGTGGCTGACCGATCGGCTGACCGGCGACTGGCTCGACGGAAAGGCGTACTACCGCGGTCGCTTCATCGATGACACGATCGACAACCCCGACCAGCGAATTCAGTACGACATCGACATCTTCACCGCCGGCGTGGGCGGTCTTCCGAACACACCGGGAAACACTTCGACGTCGACGCTGCTGTTCGGCTCGGTCGACGCCATCGCCTCGATGATTTCGTTCACCGCGATTCTGTGGAACCTTTCCGGCACCCTCACGCTGCCGATCGTGAACTACGAACTCCCCAAGGCCATGTTCTGGATCTTGCTGACCTACGTGCTTTTCGCCTCGGTCATCGCGTTCTGGGTTGGCCGGCCGATCATCTGGTTGTCGTTTCGGAACGAGAAGTTCAACGCGGCCTTCCGGTATGCGCTGGTGCGGCTGCGCGACGCGTCTGAGGCCGTCGCGTTCTATCGCGGCGAAATCGCCGAGCGGACCGGGCTACGCAAACTCTTCGCGCCCATCGTCGCCAACTACAAGCGGTGGATCAACAGGATGATGGGCTTCTACGGCTGGAACCTCTCGATGAGCCAGATCATCGTCGTGCCGCCGTATCTGTTCCAGTTCCCGCGGTTCTTCAACGGCGAAATAACCCTCGGCGCGATGAGTCAGTCGGCCTCGGCGTTCGGCAACATCGAAAACGGGCTGTCCTTCTTCCGGAACGCCTACGACGCGTTCGCCGGCTATCGCGCCTCGATCATCCGCCTCGATGGGCTGCTGACCGCGAACGAAGAGGGCAGGGCGCTGCCCGAGATCACGACCACGCCGTGCAAGGACGGCACGGTGGAACTCCAACAGATCGAGGTTCGGACACCCGACGGGAAACAGCTCCTCAACCCACTCGACTTGCGCCTCGAAGTCGGCGACACGTTGGTGGTGAAAGGGGTATCGGGGTCCGGCAAGACCACGCTGCTGCGTAGCCTCGCCGAGTTGTGGCCGTTCACCACGGGCACATTGACCCGGCCGTGTGGACCGAATGAGACGATGTTTCTGTCCCAGATGCCCTATGTGCCCCTAGGCGATCTGCGCGCCGTCGTTACTTACCCCCTCGAGGAAGGCGACGTCAGCGACGACACGCTGAAGCGCACGCTAGAGAAGGTGGCGCTGCCGCACCTCGTCGCACGGCTCGACGAAGTCCAGGACTGGGCAAAGGTCCTCTCCCCCGGCGAACAGCAGCGAATCGCGTTCGCCCGGGTCTTGCTGACCCAGCCCCAGGCGGTGTTCTTCGACGAGTCCACTTCGGCCCTCGACGAAGGTCTGGAATTCCTCGTGTACAACCTCGTTCGGACCGAACTACCCGACACCATCCTGGTCAGCGTCAGCCATCGGAAGGCGGTCGAGCAGCACCACACCCACGAACTCGAACTCCTCGGCGACGGCGAATGGCGATTCGGCCGGGTGGGGGGCGACGAACCAGCCCAGGTCTAG
- a CDS encoding CDP-alcohol phosphatidyltransferase family protein, with translation MTEPPSRRPQTEGAGSAARDRVLTVPNVLSALRLVLVPVFLWLLLVVHENAWAVAVLMFSGFSDWADGKIARLVDNQSSRLGELLDPAVDRIYMVAIPIAMAIHGSVPWWIVLILLGRDVVLAATLPLLRSRGLTALPVTYIGKAATFALMSGLPLILLGQWDALWSRVILACGWAFLIWGLAMYLWSGVLYLIQVSMVMRRMPKVGRPGHPRR, from the coding sequence ATGACGGAGCCGCCCAGCCGGCGACCTCAGACAGAGGGGGCCGGGTCCGCAGCGCGCGACCGGGTGCTCACGGTGCCCAATGTGCTCAGCGCGCTGCGCCTGGTGCTGGTGCCGGTCTTCCTTTGGCTGCTGCTGGTGGTGCACGAAAACGCATGGGCCGTCGCGGTGCTCATGTTCAGCGGATTCTCGGATTGGGCCGACGGCAAGATCGCACGCCTGGTCGACAACCAATCGTCCAGACTCGGAGAGCTGCTGGATCCGGCCGTCGACCGCATCTACATGGTCGCCATCCCCATCGCCATGGCGATCCACGGGTCGGTGCCATGGTGGATCGTGCTGATCCTGCTTGGACGCGATGTCGTGCTGGCCGCCACGCTGCCCCTGTTGCGCAGCCGGGGATTGACCGCGCTGCCCGTCACCTATATCGGTAAGGCAGCGACCTTCGCGCTGATGTCCGGGCTCCCGCTGATCTTGCTCGGTCAGTGGGATGCGTTGTGGAGCCGGGTGATTCTCGCGTGCGGGTGGGCGTTCCTGATCTGGGGCCTGGCGATGTACCTGTGGTCGGGCGTGTTGTATCTGATTCAGGTTTCGATGGTGATGCGCCGCATGCCCAAAGTGGGGCGCCCCGGCCACCCGAGACGATGA
- a CDS encoding GNAT family N-acetyltransferase, which translates to MVDVRLHQSVEEFRTIAEPLYRRDPVMHTIELTLLDGGDFPDDSFFLTVWEGKTPLGAAIQTPPYPLVCTGIPAATVESVVEVIAGARRGLDGVRGVRDTAFRFADAWHTVTGLSGRVSVEERLYRLGALETPDTVAGASRLATDDDGGLLVEWVELFFGETFGHRRDDAAGVAFVDAAKNKRDRFVLWEAGGDPVSMAMLRAPAAAVSRIGPVFTPRDRRGNGYGSAVTAAAAKLAIRLGVTDVVLFADLANPTSNGIYQNIGFDAVADSVRIEFREG; encoded by the coding sequence GTGGTTGATGTACGCCTACACCAGTCTGTCGAGGAGTTCCGCACCATCGCCGAGCCCCTGTATCGGCGCGACCCTGTCATGCACACAATTGAGCTGACGCTGCTCGACGGTGGCGACTTTCCTGACGACTCCTTCTTTCTCACCGTGTGGGAAGGCAAGACGCCGCTCGGTGCGGCGATCCAGACTCCGCCATATCCCTTGGTGTGCACCGGAATTCCGGCGGCGACGGTCGAGTCTGTCGTCGAAGTGATAGCCGGAGCACGTCGGGGTCTCGACGGAGTGCGCGGAGTGCGGGACACCGCGTTCAGGTTCGCGGACGCCTGGCATACGGTCACCGGACTGAGCGGCCGCGTATCGGTCGAGGAGCGCCTCTACCGACTGGGTGCCTTGGAAACCCCGGATACCGTGGCAGGCGCGTCTCGGCTTGCGACCGACGACGACGGCGGACTGCTGGTGGAGTGGGTCGAGCTTTTCTTTGGTGAGACGTTTGGACATCGACGCGATGATGCCGCCGGGGTGGCGTTCGTCGATGCTGCAAAGAACAAGCGCGACCGGTTTGTGCTGTGGGAAGCCGGCGGTGATCCCGTGAGCATGGCGATGCTGCGCGCTCCCGCGGCAGCCGTGTCACGGATCGGGCCCGTCTTCACGCCTCGAGATCGCCGAGGCAATGGGTACGGCTCTGCCGTCACCGCAGCGGCCGCGAAATTGGCTATCCGCCTCGGGGTCACCGACGTCGTGCTGTTCGCGGATCTGGCGAACCCAACCTCCAATGGCATCTACCAGAACATCGGCTTCGATGCGGTGGCCGATTCGGTCCGCATCGAATTTCGTGAAGGCTGA
- a CDS encoding FAD-dependent monooxygenase, translating to MPHSSQTQVLIAGAGPIGLTAAIELTRRGVDCRIVDPLLDPPQYAKAVGVQPRTLEVFESMGLLGRILDAAIEMRGQIVYVNGERVAQFDWAVPGDVPFGFTAVPQYATERILREELALRGVEVERGLRLGGFEQDADGVRATLAGDGGEQTVAAGYLIGADGAHSAVRKGLGLTFEGAAFEEQYMLGDVEVDWSMPRGYAIRAMHQTDGATDDLLVCIPLPGQGRYRMSMLVPDELSAAPSKGIAHGFEGDRSPELHHIQAVLDRLSPEPATARNLRWSSVFRISHRIVDAYGRGRVFVAGDAAHIHPPTGAQGMNTGIQDAHNLAWKLALAVSGRAAPGLLDSYDAERRPVGEEVVGRTVRSAREGIGADSTDADYVIRREAQLLINYADSPIVALHAGGRAPDATGLTRDAVTGPLRLFTLFGPGHTLLLYADDTAGPADVEHFERAADAAAEIAGSQLNGYLIAAPGADVANTVLPLIHDTDSKFATAYLTGQSRGHSSFVVRPDGYVGFAGEHADIDGLAAHLRATFG from the coding sequence GTGCCGCACTCCTCGCAAACGCAAGTACTCATTGCCGGCGCCGGCCCCATCGGCCTCACCGCAGCCATCGAGTTGACCCGTCGCGGCGTCGACTGCCGCATCGTCGATCCACTCCTGGACCCACCTCAGTACGCTAAAGCCGTTGGTGTGCAACCACGTACGCTCGAAGTATTCGAATCCATGGGCCTGCTGGGGCGCATCCTGGACGCGGCTATCGAGATGCGTGGGCAGATCGTCTACGTCAACGGTGAGCGGGTCGCCCAGTTCGATTGGGCCGTACCCGGCGACGTACCGTTCGGCTTCACCGCAGTCCCCCAGTACGCCACCGAGCGGATCCTGCGCGAGGAATTGGCGCTGCGCGGCGTAGAGGTCGAGCGCGGCCTGCGGCTCGGCGGGTTCGAACAGGACGCCGACGGCGTGCGCGCCACCCTGGCCGGTGACGGCGGTGAGCAGACCGTGGCGGCCGGTTACCTCATCGGGGCCGACGGTGCCCACAGCGCCGTGCGCAAGGGACTCGGCCTGACCTTCGAGGGCGCGGCGTTCGAGGAGCAGTACATGCTCGGCGACGTCGAGGTGGACTGGTCCATGCCGCGTGGATATGCCATCCGTGCGATGCATCAGACCGACGGCGCGACCGACGACCTGCTGGTCTGCATTCCGCTGCCCGGACAGGGTAGGTACCGGATGTCAATGCTCGTTCCCGACGAACTCTCCGCCGCCCCGTCGAAGGGGATCGCGCACGGGTTCGAGGGTGACCGCAGTCCCGAACTGCACCACATTCAGGCGGTGCTGGACCGACTGTCGCCCGAGCCGGCGACGGCGCGAAACCTGCGGTGGTCCTCGGTCTTTCGGATCAGCCACCGCATCGTCGACGCCTATGGCCGGGGCCGGGTGTTCGTCGCAGGCGATGCCGCACACATCCACCCGCCCACGGGCGCCCAAGGCATGAACACCGGAATCCAGGACGCGCACAACCTGGCCTGGAAACTCGCGCTCGCGGTGTCCGGACGCGCGGCGCCCGGCCTGCTCGACAGTTACGACGCCGAACGGCGACCCGTCGGCGAAGAGGTCGTCGGCCGGACGGTGCGCAGTGCCCGTGAGGGCATCGGCGCCGATTCCACCGATGCCGACTACGTCATCCGTCGCGAAGCCCAGTTGCTGATCAACTACGCCGACAGCCCCATCGTGGCGCTGCACGCGGGCGGGCGCGCACCGGATGCCACCGGCCTTACCCGCGACGCGGTCACCGGACCCCTTCGGCTGTTCACGCTGTTTGGACCCGGGCACACCCTGCTCCTGTATGCGGACGACACCGCAGGGCCTGCTGACGTCGAACATTTCGAACGGGCCGCCGATGCTGCGGCGGAAATCGCCGGCAGTCAGCTGAACGGGTATCTGATCGCCGCGCCGGGCGCCGACGTCGCGAACACGGTGCTGCCGTTGATACATGACACGGACTCGAAGTTCGCCACCGCGTACTTGACGGGTCAATCCAGGGGGCATTCCAGCTTCGTCGTCAGGCCCGACGGCTACGTCGGATTCGCCGGCGAACACGCTGACATCGACGGCTTGGCAGCGCACCTGCGGGCGACGTTCGGCTAG
- the secA2 gene encoding accessory Sec system translocase SecA2 — MWAAYRKAVAKTKTRTSGRVSNRFWRMLGASTDRDQASSMAQVDDSAEFDAKAADLDDEQLLKAAKLLNLDDLADSADIPQFLSIAREASTRATALRPFDVQLQAALRMLAGDVVEMATGEGKTLSGAIAAAGYAIGGRRVHVITINDYLARRDAEWMGPLLKALGLTVGWVTADSTAEERREAYKCDVTYGSVNEIGFDVLRDQLVTDVADLVSPNPDVAVIDEADSVLVDEALVPLVLAGTTHREMPKVELIRMVGELIEDQDYETDSDSRNVHLTETGARKLEAKLGGINLYSEEHVGSTLTEVNVALHAHVLLQRDVHYIVRDDAVHLINSSRGRIAQLQRWPDGLQAAVEAKEGIETTETGEVLDTITVQGLINRYPTVCGMTGTALAAGEQLRQFYKLGVSPIPPNTPNIREDEEDRVYVTAAAKNDAIVEHIVKVHETRQPVLVGTRDVAESEDLHERLVKAGVPAVVLNAKNDAEEAAVIAEAGALGVVTVSTQMAGRGTDIRLGGSDEADHDKVAELGGLHVIGTGRHKTERLDNQLRGRAGRQGDPGSSVFFSSWEDDLVTAHLDASKLPMQTDEDGRIVNPRAASQLDHAQRIAEGLLLEVHAQTWRYNQLIAQQRAILVERRDTLLRTPTAREELRELSPDRYEALVDDIGEEKLEKICRLIMLYHLDRGWADHLAFLADIRESIHLRALGRQNPLDEFHRMAVDAFGSLAADAIEAAQQTFDTAASIEDEPGIDLSKLARPTSTWTYMVHDNPLSDDSALNLPGVFR, encoded by the coding sequence ATGTGGGCCGCGTACCGTAAAGCTGTGGCGAAGACCAAAACCCGCACCTCAGGTCGTGTCAGCAATCGGTTCTGGCGGATGCTCGGCGCGAGCACAGACAGGGATCAGGCCTCGTCAATGGCCCAGGTCGACGATTCGGCAGAGTTCGACGCGAAGGCCGCCGATCTCGACGACGAGCAACTACTCAAGGCCGCCAAGCTGCTGAACCTGGACGACCTCGCCGATTCCGCTGACATCCCGCAGTTCCTGTCGATCGCGCGCGAGGCGTCCACCCGGGCGACCGCGCTGCGACCGTTCGACGTGCAGCTGCAGGCGGCCCTGCGGATGCTCGCCGGCGACGTCGTCGAGATGGCCACCGGTGAGGGCAAGACCCTCTCTGGTGCGATCGCCGCGGCGGGCTATGCGATCGGCGGCCGCCGCGTGCACGTCATCACCATCAACGACTACCTGGCACGACGCGACGCTGAATGGATGGGGCCGCTGTTGAAGGCCCTTGGCCTGACGGTCGGCTGGGTCACCGCCGACTCGACAGCCGAGGAGCGGCGCGAGGCGTACAAGTGCGATGTCACGTATGGCTCGGTCAACGAAATCGGCTTCGACGTCCTGCGCGACCAGCTGGTCACCGACGTGGCTGATCTGGTGTCCCCGAACCCCGACGTGGCCGTGATCGACGAGGCTGACTCGGTGCTTGTCGACGAGGCGCTGGTGCCGCTGGTGTTGGCCGGCACCACACACCGGGAGATGCCGAAGGTCGAATTGATTCGGATGGTCGGCGAGCTGATCGAGGACCAGGACTACGAGACCGATTCCGACAGCCGCAACGTGCACCTCACCGAGACCGGCGCCCGGAAGCTGGAGGCCAAGCTCGGTGGCATCAATCTGTACTCCGAGGAACACGTCGGCTCGACCCTGACGGAGGTCAACGTCGCCCTGCATGCCCACGTGCTACTGCAACGCGACGTGCACTACATCGTTCGTGACGATGCGGTGCATCTCATCAACTCCTCCCGTGGCCGCATCGCGCAGTTGCAGCGGTGGCCCGACGGCCTTCAAGCCGCGGTGGAAGCCAAGGAGGGCATTGAGACGACCGAAACCGGCGAGGTGCTCGACACGATCACTGTGCAGGGCCTGATCAACCGCTACCCGACGGTGTGCGGAATGACCGGCACCGCTTTGGCCGCGGGCGAGCAGCTGCGCCAGTTCTACAAACTCGGGGTATCCCCAATCCCGCCGAATACTCCCAACATTCGCGAGGACGAAGAGGACCGGGTCTACGTCACCGCGGCCGCCAAGAACGACGCGATCGTCGAGCACATCGTCAAGGTGCACGAAACCCGTCAGCCGGTGCTGGTGGGCACCCGCGACGTCGCCGAGTCCGAGGACCTGCACGAGCGGCTGGTCAAGGCAGGGGTCCCGGCGGTCGTGCTGAATGCGAAGAACGACGCGGAGGAAGCCGCCGTCATCGCCGAGGCGGGCGCGCTCGGGGTGGTGACGGTGTCGACGCAGATGGCCGGCCGCGGCACCGACATCCGGCTCGGCGGGTCCGATGAAGCCGACCACGATAAGGTCGCCGAACTCGGCGGCCTGCACGTGATCGGCACCGGACGCCACAAGACCGAGCGGCTGGACAATCAGCTGCGTGGCCGTGCCGGACGCCAGGGCGATCCGGGATCTTCGGTGTTCTTCTCCAGCTGGGAAGACGACCTCGTCACCGCTCACCTCGACGCGAGCAAGCTGCCGATGCAGACCGACGAGGACGGTCGCATCGTCAATCCCCGTGCGGCGAGCCAGCTCGACCATGCGCAACGCATCGCCGAGGGGCTCCTGCTGGAAGTGCACGCCCAGACGTGGCGCTACAACCAGCTGATCGCCCAGCAGCGCGCCATCCTGGTGGAGCGCCGCGACACGCTGCTGCGTACTCCGACCGCACGCGAGGAGCTGCGAGAGCTATCGCCGGACCGGTACGAAGCGCTGGTTGACGACATTGGCGAGGAGAAGCTGGAGAAAATCTGCCGGCTGATCATGCTGTATCACCTCGACCGCGGCTGGGCCGACCACTTGGCATTCCTGGCCGACATCCGCGAGAGCATCCACCTGCGGGCGCTTGGTCGACAGAATCCGCTGGACGAATTCCACCGGATGGCCGTCGATGCGTTCGGTTCGCTGGCCGCCGACGCGATCGAGGCCGCACAGCAGACCTTCGACACCGCCGCGTCCATCGAGGACGAGCCGGGTATCGACCTGTCGAAGCTCGCGCGACCGACCTCGACGTGGACGTACATGGTGCACGACAACCCACTCTCCGATGACTCGGCGCTGAATCTGCCCGGGGTATTCCGCTAG
- a CDS encoding small basic family protein — MIGIAALVIGIVLGLVFHPDVPEFVQPYLPIAVVAALDAVFGGLRAYLERIFDSKVFVVSFVFNVLVAALIVYVGDQLGVGTQLSTAIIVVLGIRIFGNAAALRRRLFGA; from the coding sequence ATGATCGGAATCGCCGCGCTCGTCATCGGGATCGTGCTGGGGCTGGTGTTCCACCCGGACGTGCCCGAGTTCGTTCAGCCGTACCTGCCGATCGCCGTCGTCGCCGCACTCGACGCCGTATTCGGTGGTCTGAGGGCTTATCTGGAGCGCATCTTCGACTCGAAGGTGTTCGTGGTGTCCTTTGTGTTCAACGTGTTGGTCGCTGCGCTCATCGTCTACGTCGGCGACCAACTCGGCGTCGGCACGCAGTTGTCCACCGCGATAATCGTGGTGCTCGGCATCCGGATATTCGGAAACGCAGCCGCCTTGCGGCGCAGACTGTTCGGCGCATGA